One Numida meleagris isolate 19003 breed g44 Domestic line chromosome 6, NumMel1.0, whole genome shotgun sequence genomic region harbors:
- the LOC110401668 gene encoding uncharacterized protein LOC110401668 isoform X1: protein MAGGCPQLRRPPAPSQQRPTAAFLSLPPAMLPACRGPAARGGLGAGGAAWESDLAFYVLWAMQEPPRRLSSQSSKMGYQAWLPLPLPRQLVVFSLGDWSCYSPDTSIAVDVLVAPGVGAQQLGTLGPACRSLVWEGDWRTDVLMASLKKVDEGNPVKLVLTVHGQLLRGVSSSTPAHSFLVPETTQSPVLPADEGPLDQDLEDPTAVKSQSSEMAAGTSWPGRKDFHTPLRSLVVPCTLKPPPHEMGPSDAWKKSPVRPKKPRKILFEPRASERELDVEDLAVEELQGSPSPRWCHAMCLSDLRTAVLVGGEGIDQQACKDALWKLEIDSDFWLPVSLQQQNAMPSCLRGHTATYDPETKRIYIFGGIREDKDYSSIYILDTVTWKWLLVAAKGRMPMLTYHSATIYRKELFVFGGAFPKTASLAVGPCSNMLYVFNPEHEIWYQPISEGEKPLPRLGHSATLLKNKLLIFGGQRSCLYLSDMHILDLGFMEYTPVPLHAGQPSARCFHAALAVSDWKVLISGGCNAKGALQDAFVFHLDTLSWSTVIHHDLCSVPRAGHTLLDLTPAHVMDVDKAKKNKHNLHMVLVFGGSNCAGTFYNSTKKIQLDL, encoded by the exons ATGGCCGGCGGCTGCCCACAGCTGCGCCGGCCTCCGGCACCTTCACAGCAGCGACCCACGGCcgcttttctttctctcccgCCAGCCATGCTGCCCGCCTGCCGCGGCCCCGCTGCCCGTGGTGGGCTGGGAGCGGGCGGTGCCGCCTGGGAGAGCGACCTCGCCTTCTACGTGCTATGGGCAATGCAGGAGCCGCCGCGACGGCTGAGCAG CCAGTCCAGCAAGATGGGCTACCAAGCCTGGCTGCCCCTGCCACTGCCCAGGCAGCTGGTGGTGTTCAGCCTGGGTGACTGGAGCTGCTACTCCCCAGACACGAGCATCGCGGTGGACGTGCTGGTGGCACCAGGCGTTGGGGCGCAGCAGCTTGGCACACTGGGGCCTGCCTGCAG GTCTCTGGTGTGGGAAGGTGACTGGAGGACAGATGTTCTCATGGCCTCATTGAAAAAAGTGGATGAAGGCAACCCTGTGAAGCTTGTCCTGACTGTCCATGGACAG CTGCTCCGGGGAGTCTCCAGCAGTACGCCCGCCCACTCATTTCTGGTCCCAGAGACCACCCAGTCCCCAGTGCTCCCTGCTGATGAGGGGCCCCTTGATCAGGACCTAGAGGATCCTACTGCC GTTAAGAGTCAGAGCTCTGAGATGGCTGCAGGAACTTCCTGGCCTGGCAGGAAGGACTTCCACACACCACTAAGGAGCCTGGTGGTACCCTGCACCTTGAAGCCACCACCTCATGAGATGGGGCCCAGTGACGCCTGGAAGAAGAGTCCTGTCCGCCCCAAGAAGCCCaggaaaattttatttgaacCCAGAGCATCTGAGAGAGAGCTTGACGTAGAAG ATCTGGCGGTGGAGGAGTTGCAAG gcagccccagcccacgGTGGTGCCATGCCATGTGCCTCAGTGATCTGAGAACAGCTGTTCTGGTTGGCGGAGAAGGCATCGATCAGCAGGCCTGCAAGGATGCTCTGTGGAAACTGGAAATCG ACAGCGATTTTTGGCTTCCAGTGAGTCTCCAGCAACAAAACGCAATGCCATCATGCTTACGTGGTCACACAGCTACCTATGACCCAGAAACCAAGCGTATCTACATTTTTGGGGGCATTAGGGAGGACAAAGACTACAGCAGCATCTACATTCTGGACACAGTCACCTGGAAATGGCTTCTTGTGGCT GCTAAAGGAAGAATGCCAATGCTGACCTATCACAGTGCAACTATCTATCGCAAGGAGCTCTTCGTCTTTGGAGGGGCTTTCCCTAAAACCGCATCACTGGCAGTTGGACCCTGCAGCAACATGCTCTATGTCTTCAATCCAGAACATGAAATTTGGTACCAGCCCATCTCAGAAGGGGAGAAGCCACTGCCTAGGCTTGG GCATTCAGCTACTCTACTGAAGAACAAGCTGCTGATATTTGGGGGTCAGAGATCTTGTCTCTACCTCAGTGACATGCACATCTTGGATCTGG GTTTCATGGAGTATACACCAGTCCCCCTCCATGCAGGACAGCCTTCTGCACGTTG TTTTCATGCAGCTCTGGCTGTGTCAGACTGGAAAGTTCTGATCAGTGGAGGCTGCAATGCCAAGGGAGCCCTGCAGGATGCCTTTGTTTTTCACCTAG ATACTCTTTCTTGGAGCACAGTGATCCACCATgacctctgctctgtgccacgAGCTGGCCACACATTGCTTGATCTGACTCCTGCCCATGTGATGGATGTGGACAAGGCGAAGAAGAATAAGCATAACCTGCATATGGTGTTGGTCTTTGGGGGCTCCAACTGTGCTGGAACCTTTTACAACAGCACAAAGAAGATCCAGCTGGACCTATGA
- the SAMD15 gene encoding sterile alpha motif domain-containing protein 15 isoform X2, with translation MVLTEKRGDSGLLMSHRLPFHFPAQECFRANSITGRRLILVNCSSLPALGVTDFGHMQDISRHVRELLGIEEPVFSRSIALPYRDNMGLFLERKSRSGQKADALTFPQFVQEAGLEPHSTFPPLQQAQTGVEIDALLLSQGTKSQD, from the exons atggttttaaccGAAAAGAGGGGAGACTCAG GGCTGCTGATGTCCCATCGCCTTCCCTTCCACTTCCCTGCCCAGGAGTGCTTCAGAGCCAACAGCATCACCGGCCGCCGCCTCATCCTGGTGAACTGCTCCAGCCTGCCGGCCCTGGGCGTCACGGACTTTGGACACATGCAG GATATTTCACGACACGTGCGGGAGTTGCTGGGGATTGAGGAGCCTGTCTTCAGCAGATCCATTGCCCTCCCATATAGAGACAATATGGGTCTCTTCCTGGAACGAAAGTCTCGATCAGGACAGAAAGCAGATGCCCTCACTTTCCCACAGTTTGTCCAAGAAGCAGGCTTAGAGCCCCACTCTACATTTCCTCCTTTGCAACAAGCCCAGACTGGCGTAGAAATAGATGCTCTCCTTTTATCG
- the SAMD15 gene encoding sterile alpha motif domain-containing protein 15 isoform X1, whose product MGPSPGQGPARPVLTWGSAEVAEWVAGLGFPQYQECFRANSITGRRLILVNCSSLPALGVTDFGHMQDISRHVRELLGIEEPVFSRSIALPYRDNMGLFLERKSRSGQKADALTFPQFVQEAGLEPHSTFPPLQQAQTGVEIDALLLSQGTKSQD is encoded by the exons ATGGGGCCGAGCCCAGGGCAGGGGCCCGCCCGCCCAGTCCTGACCTGGGGCTCCGCCGAGGTGGCCGAGTGGGTGGCGGGGCTCGGCTTCCCCCAGTACCAG GAGTGCTTCAGAGCCAACAGCATCACCGGCCGCCGCCTCATCCTGGTGAACTGCTCCAGCCTGCCGGCCCTGGGCGTCACGGACTTTGGACACATGCAG GATATTTCACGACACGTGCGGGAGTTGCTGGGGATTGAGGAGCCTGTCTTCAGCAGATCCATTGCCCTCCCATATAGAGACAATATGGGTCTCTTCCTGGAACGAAAGTCTCGATCAGGACAGAAAGCAGATGCCCTCACTTTCCCACAGTTTGTCCAAGAAGCAGGCTTAGAGCCCCACTCTACATTTCCTCCTTTGCAACAAGCCCAGACTGGCGTAGAAATAGATGCTCTCCTTTTATCG
- the TMED8 gene encoding protein TMED8, translating into MSDVLAAAAGSRFEPPAAGAPGGFSGAELSSENEAAARRTEPAEQRGDGSERSASPCGSQMGSPVSADVTEDSKEDSCALDDQKVAEAEEKLPDQIQSTKEEAPVRMTKYHIHQGAGDIVMIQSDHTGAVDILSAELETADLLGEQRKAQPPPLAPPTTWTMGKMKEFKAKMGKEKNARMVVKRGEVVTVRVPTHPDGKRVCWEFATDDYDIGFGVYFDWTTVTSTAITVQVSESSDEEDEEEEEEIEGLAPVGDVERGSKCYLRNRYGEVMPVYRRDSHREVQAGSHDYPGEGIYLLKFDNSYSLLRNKTLFFHVFYTS; encoded by the exons ATGTCGGACGTActggccgccgccgccggctcCCGGTTCGAGCCCCCGGCCGCCGGGGCGCCGGGCGGCTTTAGCGGCGCTGAGCTCTCATCAG AAAATGAAGCCGCAGCCCGGAGGACGGAGCCCGCGGAGCAGCGGGGTGATGGCTCGGAGCGCAGCGCCTCGCCGTGCGG GTCGCAGATGGGGTCACCCGTGAGTGCGGATGTGACAGAGGATTCAAAGGAAGATAGTTGTGCTTTGGATGACCAGAAAGTGGCTGAAGCTGAAGAGAAGCTGCCTGACCAAATCCAATCCACCAAAGAG GAAGCTCCTGTTCGAATGACCAAGTACCACATACATCAAGGAGCAGGGGATATAGTCATGATTCAGTCAGATCATACTGGTGCTGTGGATATCCTTTCAGCTGAGCTGGAAACTGCAGACCTCCTTGGGGAGCAGAGAAAAG CTCAGCCTCCCCCTCTGGCTCCACCTACTACATGGACCATGGGGAAGATGAAGGAATTCAAAGCCAagatgggaaaggagaagaatgcTAGAATGGTGGTGAAACGAGGCGAGGTGGTGACAGTCCGTGTGCCAACCCATCCTGATGGGAAACGTGTTTGCTGGGAGTTTGCTACAGATGATTATGACATTGGATTTGGAGTCTATTTTGACTGGACCACTGTTACTAGCACTGCCATTACCGTGCAGGTCAGCGAATCCAGTGAtgaggaggatgaagaggaggaagaggaaattgAAG GACTTGCCCCTGTTGGTGACGTGGAAAGGGGCTCCAAATGCTATCTGCGGAACCGCTATGGAGAAGTCATGCCTGTGTATCGAAGGGACAGCCATCGGGAggtgcaggcaggcagccatGACTACCCAGGCGAGGGCATCTACCTGCTGAAATTTGATAACTCGTACTCTCTCCTCCGCAATAAGACTCTGTTCTTTCACGTCTTTTACACTAGCTGA
- the LOC110401668 gene encoding uncharacterized protein LOC110401668 isoform X2: MAGGCPQLRRPPAPSQQRPTAAFLSLPPAMLPACRGPAARGGLGAGGAAWESDLAFYVLWAMQEPPRRLSSQSSKMGYQAWLPLPLPRQLVVFSLGDWSCYSPDTSIAVDVLVAPGVGAQQLGTLGPACRSLVWEGDWRTDVLMASLKKVDEGNPVKLVLTVHGQLLRGVSSSTPAHSFLVPETTQSPVLPADEGPLDQDLEDPTAVKSQSSEMAAGTSWPGRKDFHTPLRSLVVPCTLKPPPHEMGPSDAWKKSPVRPKKPRKILFEPRASERELDVEDLAVEELQGSPSPRWCHAMCLSDLRTAVLVGGEGIDQQACKDALWKLEIDSDFWLPVSLQQQNAMPSCLRGHTATYDPETKRIYIFGGIREDKDYSSIYILDTVTWKWLLVAAKGRMPMLTYHSATIYRKELFVFGGAFPKTASLAVGPCSNMLYVFNPEHEIWYQPISEGEKPLPRLGHSATLLKNKLLIFGGQRSCLYLSDMHILDLGFMEYTPVPLHAGQPSARCLSPQSAAENLFTSAHC; the protein is encoded by the exons ATGGCCGGCGGCTGCCCACAGCTGCGCCGGCCTCCGGCACCTTCACAGCAGCGACCCACGGCcgcttttctttctctcccgCCAGCCATGCTGCCCGCCTGCCGCGGCCCCGCTGCCCGTGGTGGGCTGGGAGCGGGCGGTGCCGCCTGGGAGAGCGACCTCGCCTTCTACGTGCTATGGGCAATGCAGGAGCCGCCGCGACGGCTGAGCAG CCAGTCCAGCAAGATGGGCTACCAAGCCTGGCTGCCCCTGCCACTGCCCAGGCAGCTGGTGGTGTTCAGCCTGGGTGACTGGAGCTGCTACTCCCCAGACACGAGCATCGCGGTGGACGTGCTGGTGGCACCAGGCGTTGGGGCGCAGCAGCTTGGCACACTGGGGCCTGCCTGCAG GTCTCTGGTGTGGGAAGGTGACTGGAGGACAGATGTTCTCATGGCCTCATTGAAAAAAGTGGATGAAGGCAACCCTGTGAAGCTTGTCCTGACTGTCCATGGACAG CTGCTCCGGGGAGTCTCCAGCAGTACGCCCGCCCACTCATTTCTGGTCCCAGAGACCACCCAGTCCCCAGTGCTCCCTGCTGATGAGGGGCCCCTTGATCAGGACCTAGAGGATCCTACTGCC GTTAAGAGTCAGAGCTCTGAGATGGCTGCAGGAACTTCCTGGCCTGGCAGGAAGGACTTCCACACACCACTAAGGAGCCTGGTGGTACCCTGCACCTTGAAGCCACCACCTCATGAGATGGGGCCCAGTGACGCCTGGAAGAAGAGTCCTGTCCGCCCCAAGAAGCCCaggaaaattttatttgaacCCAGAGCATCTGAGAGAGAGCTTGACGTAGAAG ATCTGGCGGTGGAGGAGTTGCAAG gcagccccagcccacgGTGGTGCCATGCCATGTGCCTCAGTGATCTGAGAACAGCTGTTCTGGTTGGCGGAGAAGGCATCGATCAGCAGGCCTGCAAGGATGCTCTGTGGAAACTGGAAATCG ACAGCGATTTTTGGCTTCCAGTGAGTCTCCAGCAACAAAACGCAATGCCATCATGCTTACGTGGTCACACAGCTACCTATGACCCAGAAACCAAGCGTATCTACATTTTTGGGGGCATTAGGGAGGACAAAGACTACAGCAGCATCTACATTCTGGACACAGTCACCTGGAAATGGCTTCTTGTGGCT GCTAAAGGAAGAATGCCAATGCTGACCTATCACAGTGCAACTATCTATCGCAAGGAGCTCTTCGTCTTTGGAGGGGCTTTCCCTAAAACCGCATCACTGGCAGTTGGACCCTGCAGCAACATGCTCTATGTCTTCAATCCAGAACATGAAATTTGGTACCAGCCCATCTCAGAAGGGGAGAAGCCACTGCCTAGGCTTGG GCATTCAGCTACTCTACTGAAGAACAAGCTGCTGATATTTGGGGGTCAGAGATCTTGTCTCTACCTCAGTGACATGCACATCTTGGATCTGG GTTTCATGGAGTATACACCAGTCCCCCTCCATGCAGGACAGCCTTCTGCACGTTG CTTAAGCCCCCAGTCTGCTGCTGAAAATCTGTTCACCTCTGCCCATTGCTGA
- the GSTZ1 gene encoding maleylacetoacetate isomerase isoform X3, which produces MQQVPALKIDGITISQSLAIIQYLEDTRPNPRLLPQDPKKRAQVRMISDHIASGIQPLQNLSILNKMGERKMEWAQQCITSGFQALEQILQHTAGRYCVGDEVSMADLCLVPQVGNAERYGVNLAPYPTITRINKALLELEAFKVSHPSQQPDTPAELRS; this is translated from the exons CTGGCTATAATTCAGTACCTAGAAGACACTCGTCCTAACCCCAGGCTCTTGCCCCAAGATCCAAAGAAGAGAGCCCAAGTCAGAATGATCTCGGATCACATTGCTTCTGGCATTCAGCCACTCCAG AATTTGAGCATCTTGAACAAAATgggggagagaaaaatggaatgGGCTCAGCAGTGCATCACATCTGGATTCCAAG CACTAGAACAGATtctgcagcacactgctggaCGCTACTGTGTGGGAGATGAG GTATCCATGGCTGATCTGTGCTTGGTGCCTCAAGTTGGCAATGCTGAAAG ataCGGTGTGAACCTGGCTCCATATCCTACAATAACTAGAATAAACAAAGCACTCTTGGAGTTAGAGGCATTCAAAGTGAGCCACCCATCCCAGCAGCCAGATACTCCTGCAGAGCTGCGATCTTGA